The following coding sequences are from one Terriglobales bacterium window:
- the tnpA gene encoding IS200/IS605 family transposase, which translates to MAHTYTNLLIHCVFSTKHRQKTITPEHQADLWPYMGGIARTNRMHALAIGGIEDHVHLLLSIPSWMAVAKAIQFIKGGSSKWAHENGFKDLHWQEAYGAFTVGASQVEDTIAYINAQAEHHKKFSFEDEFRAFLKKNGIEWDEAYVFG; encoded by the coding sequence ATGGCGCACACCTACACGAACCTCCTCATTCACTGCGTGTTCTCGACCAAGCATCGGCAGAAAACCATTACCCCGGAGCATCAGGCCGATCTGTGGCCGTACATGGGAGGCATCGCCCGCACCAACAGAATGCACGCCCTTGCCATCGGCGGCATCGAAGACCACGTTCATCTGCTTTTATCCATTCCGTCCTGGATGGCGGTTGCGAAGGCGATCCAATTCATCAAAGGCGGATCTTCGAAATGGGCCCACGAGAACGGGTTCAAAGATCTGCATTGGCAGGAGGCGTACGGCGCCTTTACGGTGGGAGCATCACAGGTGGAGGACACAATCGCCTACATCAATGCCCAGGCCGAGCACCACAAGAAGTTCTCTTTCGAGGACGAGTTTCGGGCATTCTTGAAGAAGAACGGGATCGAATGGGACGAAGCGTACGTGTTCGGGTGA